The following DNA comes from Methanosarcina vacuolata Z-761.
AAGAACTGTGCGTTACCACCCTGGCTGTGGTTTTGGCTAATATCCTATTTGTTGATGTTTCCTATCGAGTTAAATTATTGGAAATCGTACTCTATAGACCTCATTTATGTTTCAGACCCTTTATTTCTTGCAAACATCCCGGAACTATTGCCTTCATTAGCATTGTTTTTAGGGGTCATTACTGTATTTTTTCCAAAAATCCGTGCACATCGGCTAGAAAGAAGATTCTCTCTTGTTGAAAAAAATTCCGCTTTACTGAAATTGCCTGAAAGAATGAAGCAGACAGGCGCAGATATTGAATATTTCTTGAAAGTTCATGTTCCAAATATACAGATTAAAGCTAATTTTGGCCTTTTTAATCAGAATTGTTTTTTATACACTTCAGGATACCACAAAACCTCCCTAGCTCTATTCGGAGGCATTCTAATACTCTGGAAATTAGACCGAAAAGTTGCAGAATCTATTCTCTTACACGAAATTGGACACTATCGAAATGGAGATGCTTTCATAATAGGCGCAGGAAGCTTTTTTGAGTGGGTTCTTAGACACTGCTTAATTATTACTACACTTTTTTTCATAATTCCATTTATTTGGAATATGACTAACCAAGAAGTTACCTTTTTTTCTAATAATGTTAATCAAGAGCTCATTTTTTTAGATATTATGAAAGATAACGGAATGCCTATAAAAGAGATTATTTTTAGTTTTCTAACTTTTTTATTTTCAACAATTATTTACAGATTTAAATATCACCTCTTTGTTACACTTCCTGGGATATTATTACCCATATTCTGGTTGCTGTTATGGACAATTAACACTTTCATTCCACCTATTGCTGGAATTTGGTGTGCAGAAATGAATGCAGACAGATTTATGAAAAGGAAGTCAACTTCTCCAGATGCTCCGGCAAAGGCTTTAGATAGAATCTCTGAAGATGTGTCGATTGTCAATTGGCTCATATCACAGGTTTCTCACCCTCCAAAATGGCTCAGGAAATGGGCGATAAAAGACACTAAAAAAAAGGAAAGTACATTGGTATTTCTTTTAATATTTCCACTTGCTTACTTCATAACACTGGTAGAGCCTTTTGTCCGGGTTTTGACAACTTATTCTATTGGGGAAAGAAAAATAACTGATGCTCTGGAAGTATTAGATATAAGTACAGGGAATTATTTACGCATAGTCTATAATATATGGCTTTTTAGTGCTTTTTTTATTCTATTGTGGCCGACTATGTCAGTTTATTGGATCAATTTTTTTTCAGGAAAAGTTGAACTTCCAAATTGGGAAGATTATAATGAATATATCTTGGGTGCTGGAGTTGTATTTTGCTTGTTTATTTTAGGATACTTTATTGCTTAATTTTATTAAAGTATTCACTATTCTCTTTTGATATTATTTGAGAGCAAGTCATAGAGGGTTATACTTGTGGCCTTCTAGACTTAGTTTTTATTTCAAAATTTGAAGGGTCTTCTATTCTAGCCATGTGAATTACAATTATAGGTATATGAAGTGAACGTATAGAATCAAAATGGGAATATTCAGCCAGGGCCAGAAACTCAACTACCTTAATCTTTCGGAGATAAAGAATCAAAACGCGTAGAATACGCCTGGTTTCTGGAGAATTCAGGGCTTGAAATCCATCCTGTAGGCCTGAAAAAACCAAGTATCTGGGAAAATCCTTTTCCAAGCGTATCCACTCCAGTAAGGATAAGGAGAGGCGGAGGCTGGAATGGAAACGCAGGCTGCTGCCGGTCGGCTGAAAGACTTTTTGCGGCCCAGGATAAAAAGTTAAATAGCCTGGGATTCAGGGTGGTTAAGGAAGTTTAATTCCAGTGAAATCGCATCCTGCATCGGAGTTCGCAAGCACAACTTTAATTTAAAAAAACCCAGAAGAAACTCTTGTTTTCGGCCAGGCGCAGGCGTAAGGACTTTTGGCCAACACCCCACGTCGTTTTTGCTATTTACCATTTCAAAAGTAGCCTTTTTGAAGATCTCATCACTTAAAGTGTACGAGTCGTTTGTTCATCAGGTAGAAGTGAAAGGTTTTTCTTTCTTTTCCCGGACTATTCATTTAGTTTCATAGATTTATTTCTGGCAGAGATCTTTGAGAGTCATAGTGTTGTTGCCATTCAGACAATAGCTTTCCAAGTACTCGACGACCAGCTAAGGAAGGACTTAAGATACTGACGCTCCACGTCATAGAGACGCTTAAATCCGTAATCAACTTTGGAGGTCCTCTTTTTCAAAAAAAATAAGTTTGCTGAGGTGCAAATTTTCAGCAAATGTGGACCATACCGTCATCAGATGGGCAAGGTTTTTTTGTTTCGGATTTTCTACCATTTTCAAAAAACTGACATGCATTTTCAATATCGTTAACAAGAATTGCTGCCATGTCCGAAGTGAAGTTTTCTCTTACGACAATGCGCATTATCTCAATATCAGCCGCATTTTCCGGAAGACAGTATGCGGGAACTATCCAGCCCTTCTCTCTCAGCTTATACGAAAGCTGCTGCAGGGAATAACCAGTTTCCTCTTTTTGTCTGAAAGCAATTATAGGAAGCCTTTCTCCTTTGTTCAAAATTTCGAAACGGCCCAGTCTATCAACCCTCTCGGCAAGATCCTGGGAAACCTCAAGGATATTTTTCATTATCCCAGTATAGCCAGCTCTTCCGAATCTTAAAATATTGTAATATTGGGCCACGACCATTGCACTGCCTCCTGAAAAGTTCAGGGTGTACGAATCTTCCATTTCTCCGAGGTAGTTCACATGGAAAATCAGGTCTTCGGGAAGGTCACTTTCGTCACGGAAAATCAGCCAGCCAAGACCCGGATAAGTTAATCCG
Coding sequences within:
- a CDS encoding M48 family metalloprotease encodes the protein MSKEMLQKNCALPPWLWFWLISYLLMFPIELNYWKSYSIDLIYVSDPLFLANIPELLPSLALFLGVITVFFPKIRAHRLERRFSLVEKNSALLKLPERMKQTGADIEYFLKVHVPNIQIKANFGLFNQNCFLYTSGYHKTSLALFGGILILWKLDRKVAESILLHEIGHYRNGDAFIIGAGSFFEWVLRHCLIITTLFFIIPFIWNMTNQEVTFFSNNVNQELIFLDIMKDNGMPIKEIIFSFLTFLFSTIIYRFKYHLFVTLPGILLPIFWLLLWTINTFIPPIAGIWCAEMNADRFMKRKSTSPDAPAKALDRISEDVSIVNWLISQVSHPPKWLRKWAIKDTKKKESTLVFLLIFPLAYFITLVEPFVRVLTTYSIGERKITDALEVLDISTGNYLRIVYNIWLFSAFFILLWPTMSVYWINFFSGKVELPNWEDYNEYILGAGVVFCLFILGYFIA